From a region of the Pseudoxanthomonas sp. X-1 genome:
- a CDS encoding NAD+ synthase, whose translation MSATLRIAMAQFDYPVGDVAGNTRRIIEQIALARDEYGADVVLFPELALSGYPPEDLLMRPSFLADCHRALAQVAQAATGIVAVVGWPESAGSVLYNAASVLRDGRIEATYRKRELPNYNVFDERRYFHVDPDGGSCVFQVKGVPVGVVICEDLWFAEPLADTARAGAQLVLVPNASPFEHGKHAQRDALLAQRVAETGVALAYLNVVGGQDALVFDGASVVASGNGEISPAAVAFAEQWLVADYDAASRVFSPVLWRDEGDESRDGLAWRAVVRGIADYCGKNGFSKVWVGLSGGIDSAMVLALAVDALGADNVTAVRMPSRYTAGLSNSLAEEQCRALGVRMETVAIEAPFKGYLEALGPLFEGHPVDTAEENLQSRARGAIMMALSNKFGGLLLTTGNKSEYAVGYATIYGDMCGGYAPIKDLYKTEVFALSRWRNTVGGAPVIPPAVIDRPPSAELRENQLDQDSLPPYDVLDAILQRYVDLEQSREEIIAAGFDADVVHRMVRLVRVNEWKRQQAAPGPKVSLRAFGRERRYPISNRYPA comes from the coding sequence ATGTCCGCAACGCTTCGCATCGCCATGGCCCAGTTCGACTATCCGGTCGGCGACGTGGCGGGCAACACCCGGCGCATCATCGAACAGATCGCCCTGGCCCGGGACGAATACGGCGCCGACGTGGTGCTGTTCCCCGAGCTGGCGCTGAGCGGCTATCCGCCGGAGGACCTGCTGATGCGGCCCTCGTTCCTGGCCGACTGCCATCGCGCGCTGGCCCAGGTCGCCCAGGCCGCCACCGGCATCGTCGCGGTCGTGGGCTGGCCCGAGAGCGCCGGCAGCGTGCTCTACAACGCCGCCAGCGTGCTGCGCGACGGGCGCATCGAGGCGACGTACCGCAAGCGCGAGCTGCCCAACTACAACGTGTTCGACGAACGTCGCTACTTCCACGTCGATCCCGACGGCGGCAGCTGCGTGTTCCAGGTCAAGGGCGTGCCGGTCGGCGTGGTGATCTGCGAGGATCTGTGGTTCGCCGAACCGCTGGCCGACACCGCGCGCGCCGGCGCGCAGCTGGTGCTGGTGCCCAACGCCTCGCCGTTCGAACACGGCAAGCACGCCCAGCGCGATGCGCTGCTGGCCCAGCGCGTGGCCGAGACCGGCGTGGCGCTGGCCTATCTCAACGTGGTCGGGGGCCAGGACGCGCTGGTGTTCGACGGCGCCTCGGTGGTGGCCAGTGGCAACGGCGAGATCTCGCCGGCGGCGGTGGCCTTCGCCGAGCAGTGGCTGGTGGCGGACTACGACGCCGCCTCGCGCGTGTTCTCGCCGGTGCTGTGGCGCGACGAGGGCGACGAGAGCCGCGACGGACTGGCCTGGCGCGCGGTGGTGCGCGGCATCGCCGACTACTGCGGCAAGAACGGCTTCAGCAAGGTCTGGGTCGGCCTGTCCGGCGGCATCGACTCGGCGATGGTGCTGGCGCTGGCGGTCGATGCGCTGGGCGCCGACAACGTCACCGCCGTGCGCATGCCCTCGCGCTACACCGCCGGGCTGTCCAACTCGCTGGCCGAGGAGCAGTGCCGCGCGCTGGGCGTGCGCATGGAGACCGTGGCGATCGAGGCGCCGTTCAAGGGCTATCTGGAGGCGCTGGGGCCGCTGTTCGAGGGCCACCCGGTCGACACCGCCGAGGAGAACCTGCAGTCGCGCGCGCGCGGGGCGATCATGATGGCCCTGTCCAACAAGTTCGGCGGGCTGCTGCTGACCACCGGCAACAAGAGCGAGTACGCGGTCGGCTACGCCACCATCTACGGCGACATGTGCGGCGGCTACGCGCCGATCAAGGACCTGTACAAGACCGAGGTGTTTGCGCTGTCGCGCTGGCGCAATACCGTCGGCGGCGCGCCGGTGATCCCGCCGGCGGTGATCGACCGCCCGCCGTCGGCCGAACTGCGCGAGAACCAGCTCGACCAGGACTCGCTGCCACCCTACGACGTGCTCGACGCGATCCTGCAGCGCTACGTCGACCTGGAGCAGTCGCGCGAGGAGATCATCGCCGCCGGCTTCGACGCGGACGTGGTCCACCGCATGGTGCGCCTGGTGCGCGTCAACGAATGGAAGCGCCAGCAGGCCGCGCCCGGTCCTAAGGTCTCCCTGCGCGCCTTCGGCCGCGAGCGCCGCTACCCGATCAGCAACCGCTATCCGGCCTGA
- a CDS encoding PhzF family phenazine biosynthesis isomerase, with the protein MSSPDVLHYSAFTDRPEGGNPAGVVLDASGMSAADMQALATRLGYSESIFVQPGEAGTFDVRYFSPLDEVPFCGHATIAGAVALAERDGPGTLRFRTRAGLVEVATAREDAGIGATLTSVAPHVLPTLPPGLLDQALARLRWNADELDPALPPAVAYAGARHLILAAGTRERLARLDYDFAGLKALMQAHDLTTLALVWRVSDREFAARNPFPIGGVVEDPATGAAAAAFGAYLRALGAVRAPADLRIVQGEDMGRPSQLRVHVPDAGPILVSGRAVPIPAADG; encoded by the coding sequence ATGTCCTCACCCGATGTCCTGCACTACAGCGCGTTCACCGATCGGCCCGAGGGCGGCAATCCTGCCGGTGTCGTGCTCGATGCCTCGGGCATGTCGGCGGCGGACATGCAGGCGCTGGCCACGCGGCTTGGATATTCCGAATCGATCTTCGTCCAGCCGGGCGAGGCGGGCACGTTCGACGTGCGCTACTTCAGTCCGCTGGACGAGGTGCCGTTCTGCGGCCACGCCACCATCGCCGGCGCGGTCGCGCTGGCCGAGCGCGATGGCCCGGGCACGCTGCGCTTCCGCACCCGCGCCGGCCTGGTCGAAGTAGCCACCGCACGCGAGGACGCCGGCATCGGCGCGACCCTGACCAGCGTCGCCCCGCACGTGTTACCGACGCTGCCGCCGGGCCTGCTCGACCAGGCCCTGGCCCGACTACGCTGGAACGCCGACGAGCTGGACCCGGCGCTGCCGCCGGCCGTCGCCTACGCCGGCGCGCGCCACCTCATCCTGGCCGCGGGCACACGCGAGCGGCTGGCGCGGCTGGACTACGACTTCGCCGGGCTCAAGGCGCTGATGCAGGCCCACGACCTGACCACGCTGGCGCTGGTCTGGCGCGTGTCGGACCGCGAATTCGCCGCGCGCAATCCTTTCCCCATCGGCGGCGTGGTCGAGGATCCGGCCACCGGCGCGGCGGCGGCGGCGTTCGGCGCCTATCTGCGCGCGCTCGGCGCGGTGCGGGCGCCGGCCGATCTCCGCATCGTGCAGGGCGAGGACATGGGCCGACCGAGCCAGCTGCGGGTGCACGTCCCCGACGCGGGTCCGATCCTGGTCAGCGGCCGCGCGGTGCCAATCCCGGCGGCGGACGGCTAG